A DNA window from Aspergillus nidulans FGSC A4 chromosome I contains the following coding sequences:
- a CDS encoding uncharacterized protein (transcript_id=CADANIAT00006499), with product MNDFPYITICGLANLFDSHKYDDWQPHAAATAVKFANEFLSHRESAQDSEPQNCLLTAATLWISQCIGVWNQVVAYSRKKYA from the exons ATGAACGACTTTCCATATATTACGATATGTGGGTTAGCCAATCTCTTCGACTCTCATAAATATGATGACTGGCAGCCACatgccgccgccaccgcaGTTAAGTTTGCGAACGAGTTCCTTAGCCACCGGGAATCCGCCCAGG ATTCTGAGCCCCAAAATTGTCTCCTGACGGCAGCT ACCCTATGGATTAGTCAGTGTATTGGAGTCTGGAATCAAGTAGTAGCGTATTCTCGAAAGAAATACGCCTAG